Part of the Amblyomma americanum isolate KBUSLIRL-KWMA chromosome 7, ASM5285725v1, whole genome shotgun sequence genome, ACAGCGAGGCCGCAGAAGTGGGTACTGCTTGCATGTACGACAGAAGCTAAGTGATGAAGTGCATTCACAGGTACCGTAGTGGATTCATTTGGTCCCTGGTATTAGTGTAGTGGAGACTGtactcaatctttttttttttatgaagtgcCAATTTAGGTCAAGAAAATGAGTttcagctccatgatctgcgagTAATGCTGTGCTCAAAGTGTAGCATTGTTAAAGATTGACGAGCACATGGAACTGACCACTTTTAAGGAATAATTCAAGAGATGCGTGCTGTGTTTTTCATGCCACAGTGCTTTACAGGTTTCAATGAATTGATGTTTGCTGTCTGGTTGCTGCAAGCATGCAGTTGTTAAGGACAAAATCGTTCTGGCGGTTTCTTGCTTCTCGTTGATCTCCTCAATGATTGCGTCTCTGGTTTGGTGTCTGCTTGAAAGTGTGCTGATGACTTTCTGGCCCTGCGTTTGGGTGCTGCGGAAGCCATTGTTAACTTGTGCTCTTTGGGTGAAGGTGGTGAGGGGGGGCTGTGAGGTGGCGTTTGACTATGCTTGGAAAGGACTGATGACTCTGATGAAAGATGCTCTAGTGGCCCATGTGTGGCTGGTTGCTTGCCTAATGACAGCATCTTCTGGACTAGATCTTGACTTTCTGCATTCTCGTCTTCGGGTGCGTCTTTGTCTGTGGTCTCTGTTCGCTCCGTTGGCTCTGTGAGCTGTTGTTCAACCTCCATTGGCAGTGAGTGTGATGCGACAGTGTTTGGAACTGACAACataatttgcacagattctgttcTTCCAAGACTGTGTGAGCTGGGTGCCTCAACACCAGCCTGTCCCAAAGGTGTCTGCAGTGCAGAGCGCCCATTGAATAACCCTGCACTGGCTTCCGATGGTGGCAGCAAGATCGAACTTTCAGTGTGCTGTGCAGTTAATGTTTTAGTGCCTTTAGCGTAGCCACAGCCTGAGGTTAAAACCAACACTTTTTGATCAATATGTGGGTCTCCATGTAGTCTTGGTGGTGGCAGGGCTGGGTTTGCTGGATTGATACATTCTTCATAAGCAACTGATGGTGGTGTTTGTTTTAAGACTGCTGCCTCCAGCTCTCTGCCTGCTGTGTGCTGTTGGCAAGGGAAGTCGCTTCTGTTGGGAGGGCAAGTTGGTTGTGCCTGCTGCTCATTTTGAGGCTCATTAGGCACTTCTTGGTGGTGAGCATCACCGTAGGCAGTGCTAGTATCGCTATTTTCAGCCCCAGGCATTAGGGGAGAGAGCGGAGCGTTGTTAAATGGCGAGCTGGGCGCCACATCACTTCTTTCTGCAGGAGTACTGCTTTGCACTTCCCCCTCAACAGCATGCTTAGCAGCACCCTCCTCTGTCTTCTGTGATTCTACAAGAATTGTCACAGGAACCTGCTCAGGAGTTGAGGGTGACAAGACAGGATTACTAGCTGCGTAACTGGCAGACCCGGTTTCGCCCTCAGCAGTGCTAACTGTCCAACTCTCTTGTTCAGTTACTGCTAGCTCCTGTTGGCACTCCTCAGACTGGTAACAGCCGTCTTGAACTGAAATGCTGGCTGAAAGTAAAGTCTGTTCAGCTGAAACTTCAACTACTGAGGCAACTTCAATATCCTCTGGATTTACAGCAGTCCGCAGGGCTTGCACGCTGTCCTCATTTGTTTCATGTTCTCGGGCGCCACCTTGACACTGGTCGTAGGCTGACAGAACAACTGCTTGCATTGCATGGACTGAAACTTGCTCGTCTTGGAGAGCTAACGTAGGCTGCTTTTCATGCTTAACAACAGAGCTGTCCACTTCGTCCCAGGATTGCACCTTAGCCTCATCACTGCAGTTATTTTCATCATTTTTACGGTAGATTGATTCACCAGCTCCTTCAATTTTGTCAGCCAAATTTAGCAGTGGCATTTCAGCTCCATAATCTTCAAGTTGTTGAGGAAAGCTGAGATCCTTGTTATCACTGGCAACAGCATTTTTTGCAAGTACATTCGTTCTAAACTCATGtgcttgttcactgatggaagcATTCGTTTCTTCAATGCTAGCACTGTCCATATCGGTGTGCTCATTGCTTACCCCTTTCTTTATCAAGGCTAACGGTGTACTTTCCGCTTCGTCTTTCAGCGACAGCGTAGCAGAGAAATCTTGCTCTGTGCTAAGTGAGTCTGCTTGATGCTGTTCACTTTTATCTGCAAATGCGTGCTGACAAGTGGAGTCATCTGCACCATCTGTAACAAGTCCATCCACATTTGTCTGCTCACTGCTTTCCTGCTTTTGCACCAACAGCAACAGTGTAGTTTCAGTTTCTACATTTACTCCTGGCGATATCGCCGTCAGGTTTTGCTTATTACCAGCAGATGCTTCTGGTAGATTTTCCAACTCATTTGCGAATGCAGACTCATGACTTGAGTCATTTCTGCGCCCTTCTGTGATATCGCTGCTGAGCTCTGTCTGTTTTTTGTCTGCTAACAATTGGTTAGGCGGTAAGGCTACTGTTCCATTGCCATTATCTTCTGGTAGCTGTTTTACGAATGAATCTTGATCTCTGTTATAAGTAGCAACCTTTTGAACTTGAACTTGCTTCACTGCATCTTCAAGCACAGGCTCATATGCAAGCTGATTTGTGTTTGCTCCTGAGAGAGTGCTGTCTTGGTGTGCCTCTTCGGCCCCTGTCATTTGTGCCTGACTTAAAAGTAATACTGTTTTTCCTGCTTCAACACCTTTGGCCACTTGCAACACAGAGAGGTTTACATTTTCATTAACGTCGTCCTGAAGTTTGTCAGATCGGGGTTTATTTGACTGATACCCAAAGTAATTTGGGCTTTCCATGAGAACATTGTCAAAGCTTCTTTGCTTCTGGCTCATAAGTTGTACTGCATTCTTGTCTTCATAATTTTCTGACAGTGGTGTTAAGGACACATTTTGTTCAATGCTATCGTCCTTTAGTTGGTCTTGTCTTAATTCAGGCTGCATGAATTCGTAGCTACAGCCACGTCCAAGCTGCTCAACTGTACGGTTACTCTCAGCATCTCTTTGCTCAATAACTGATTCCTCTTGGGTAGAGGGTAATGATGTTTTAACTGCTTGAACATCCTCCAATGAGTGATCTGTGATCGGACAGACCATTCCAGTGGCAATGCCCTTATCAGACTCGTACGTTTTGGTTGTAATATAATAGTTGGTACTAGAATATGCACTCTCTGTAGTGTGGTCGTCACTCATGCCAATTTTCTCAATGGTTGTTTGCATCTGGCTGAGAAGAGGCTGTGTATTTCCAATTTCCACAGTTTTCACTGGCAGGCTCGCAGGCAAATTCTCATATTCCATAACGGCAATCTGTCGCTGAGGTTGTTCTCCCTCAACATCAAGTGCAGGTTGCACGAACTTTTCTGCGTCATCACCGCTCGGTTCAGTAGGGTCTCTCTGCAGCTCTATTTGTCCAAAAGTTACCTCTTCATTCAGACATGCTGGTGCACTTTTGGCTTCAGTGTCTTTTGACAACAAAGCCTCGGACTGGGTGACCATCACATCTTGATGTTGGTCACTGCTAACCTCACCATAAGCACCTGCTTTGTTTATTTCAGGAGGCGGTTCATTTAGACTTTGTTGAGCATCTAGGTTTTCTATTGGGAAGCAGAGCATGGGCTGCTCAGGTTTTCTGACTGCAGGCTGTTCAGCCTGCTCATGGCTCAACAGTGACTCGAGCAAGGTGAACTTGCTGTTCTCATTGCCGACAGACTGAAGAGAGCAATGTGGGTCTGTGTGTCTGGAGACATCATGCTGACTAGAATTAGGCTGCTGCTCTTCTAGAGTTGGCTCTTGCTGAATTGACTGTGCTTCATTGCTATCTGATACAGCAGTCACCTCCTTGTTTGGTCCATTAAAGATACCTGTGCGCTGCAGTTCCTGGGGCTTCATCTCGCCATCCCCTGAAGGCAACATTGATATCTTGATATCGATGTCATTATTCTCTGATGATGCAGACTCCCTTTCTTCATTCGAAGGTGAAATGCCATCTGATTCAGCTTCATGGGAAGCACCACCATCATTTCTTAAGCTCACTTTAGGTGATGCAAATTCAGTTGTTTCTTTTGTTATTTCAGATTCTTCAGTCTCAATATCAATTTCCTGCGCTTTATTTGATGGAGGAGTACATGGAGCTTTGACAATTTCGTGCTTCATGGATG contains:
- the LOC144098921 gene encoding uncharacterized protein LOC144098921 isoform X4: MSEEKCDSPASQTTTQCNAFNKDLCAIFSLEDIPLESIPLPDGPYIPPEAQQLEPCSSPPKLQSEAGAAKPNVEQQNYAVGQREQDGALEQPLPHQDAASDLRDSISESAAKVAAQDQTETRKETKPVDLQRRAPSLKTDSKGMVPSEQQASVETEKSSQLELPPCDNWSTSNRSGFNFKQQVAESSTSQHKHEEKVPVLSAEQQGFQQKDRQSGLVQPSDSNSVKARLKKLRRESIISVLNNEQLKITPKIVATTQSSETGHDGALLCKQAWSEILTSQKDTACVTCDSKTALAKQSKQAQSNEGSIDKAEPHGCQSSPKLKTPRCSQSDGKPCPQPSADVVQQQPKTAGHSRTTAGHRKWDRFLRQQIHENVVTQLMPGYLLFGNKIVDPAPPVRPPTTEEAKSSPAQLNSQSGEKCKDDGGFQSAPPKHPVDFTTKAAAGQNWLSENSNSQTEVNRSNGAESKPSSKCMRLANGTRQRKSSEAEQSVKPASMNKDKAKHGGHSSVESRAQGTVSKHERIPAESPTRDTGACAATSKVPLQSQENVPQEESSNVLHKQTEECTSGQPETLVTPIPKQVSVLDEINSQPALTTGKTLYRQVEPEGTLSLKKKEEHEDIVPVKTAEDKSLELVQFVQQDTDNPCQQAEHMSFRKVHEEMLAEEPEPEEPLPKSEEPETPLLAENTNITVTAALGNVQSTSASLSSENRTSSSWQDISVQHECLEKNTKLSLGGTVASQLGTGSPQLRAESDLLQSQSYTCESNAAASFSALQDSDGIAPLSIQAVKPECRPGVPLSRDSQIGVSQEAHTIPEKAQKEGLPSEPQLATLKELSEHVVLTECCSGQVCTHTQQPPELSSEHQEEEIDSKTVQCYASEAAKQTIELTTPEVSLTNNDATSTEAESDGMPSMKHEIVKAPCTPPSNKAQEIDIETEESEITKETTEFASPKVSLRNDGGASHEAESDGISPSNEERESASSENNDIDIKISMLPSGDGEMKPQELQRTGIFNGPNKEVTAVSDSNEAQSIQQEPTLEEQQPNSSQHDVSRHTDPHCSLQSVGNENSKFTLLESLLSHEQAEQPAVRKPEQPMLCFPIENLDAQQSLNEPPPEINKAGAYGEVSSDQHQDVMVTQSEALLSKDTEAKSAPACLNEEVTFGQIELQRDPTEPSGDDAEKFVQPALDVEGEQPQRQIAVMEYENLPASLPVKTVEIGNTQPLLSQMQTTIEKIGMSDDHTTESAYSSTNYYITTKTYESDKGIATGMVCPITDHSLEDVQAVKTSLPSTQEESVIEQRDAESNRTVEQLGRGCSYEFMQPELRQDQLKDDSIEQNVSLTPLSENYEDKNAVQLMSQKQRSFDNVLMESPNYFGYQSNKPRSDKLQDDVNENVNLSVLQVAKGVEAGKTVLLLSQAQMTGAEEAHQDSTLSGANTNQLAYEPVLEDAVKQVQVQKVATYNRDQDSFVKQLPEDNGNGTVALPPNQLLADKKQTELSSDITEGRRNDSSHESAFANELENLPEASAGNKQNLTAISPGVNVETETTLLLLVQKQESSEQTNVDGLVTDGADDSTCQHAFADKSEQHQADSLSTEQDFSATLSLKDEAESTPLALIKKGVSNEHTDMDSASIEETNASISEQAHEFRTNVLAKNAVASDNKDLSFPQQLEDYGAEMPLLNLADKIEGAGESIYRKNDENNCSDEAKVQSWDEVDSSVVKHEKQPTLALQDEQVSVHAMQAVVLSAYDQCQGGAREHETNEDSVQALRTAVNPEDIEVASVVEVSAEQTLLSASISVQDGCYQSEECQQELAVTEQESWTVSTAEGETGSASYAASNPVLSPSTPEQVPVTILVESQKTEEGAAKHAVEGEVQSSTPAERSDVAPSSPFNNAPLSPLMPGAENSDTSTAYGDAHHQEVPNEPQNEQQAQPTCPPNRSDFPCQQHTAGRELEAAVLKQTPPSVAYEECINPANPALPPPRLHGDPHIDQKVLVLTSGCGYAKGTKTLTAQHTESSILLPPSEASAGLFNGRSALQTPLGQAGVEAPSSHSLGRTESVQIMLSVPNTVASHSLPMEVEQQLTEPTERTETTDKDAPEDENAESQDLVQKMLSLGKQPATHGPLEHLSSESSVLSKHSQTPPHSPPSPPSPKEHKLTMASAAPKRRARKSSAHFQADTKPETQSLRRSTRSKKPPERFCP